One genomic window of Candidatus Kuenenia stuttgartiensis includes the following:
- the ettA gene encoding energy-dependent translational throttle protein EttA, producing MSNQPNKVIYSMNSVSKFYEKKPVLKDISLSYFYGAKIGVLGLNGSGKSSLLRIMAGVDENYNGQVTLSQGYTVGFLEQEPLLDETKTARQIVEEGVQELVDLHNEYNRINEQFAEPMSGDEMNALIERQGAVQEKIDALNAWDLDSRLEMAMDALRCPEGNTPVKILSGGEKRRVALCRLLLKKPDILLLDEPTNHLDAETVAWLEQHLLKYEGTVIAVTHDRYFLDNVAGWILELDRGYGIPWKGNYSSWLDQKQKRLQQEEKQETERQKTLQRELEWIRMSPKGRHAKSKARINSYESLLAQQTEKQIKELEIYIPPGPRLGNLVIEADKVFKSYGDRILIENMTFSLPRGGIVGIIGPNGAGKTTLFRMITGQEKPDNGTIRIGESVKLAYADQSRETLDPNKTIWETISGGNDIIQIGSREVNSRAYVARFNFSGADQQKPVNAISGGERNRVHLACMLKEGANVLLLDEPTNDLDVNTMRALEDALENFSGCAVVISHDRWFLDRIATHILAFEGDSKVIWFEGNYTEYEEERKRRIGSASDQPHRIKYRHLTRA from the coding sequence ATGAGCAATCAACCGAACAAAGTTATTTATTCCATGAACAGTGTGAGCAAGTTTTATGAAAAAAAACCCGTATTAAAAGACATCTCGCTTTCCTATTTTTACGGCGCTAAGATTGGCGTGCTTGGTTTAAATGGTTCGGGAAAGAGTTCTCTTTTACGCATAATGGCAGGAGTAGACGAGAATTATAACGGACAGGTAACGCTTTCACAGGGATATACGGTAGGATTTCTTGAACAGGAACCCTTGCTTGACGAAACAAAAACGGCGCGTCAGATTGTGGAAGAAGGCGTCCAGGAATTGGTAGATCTCCACAATGAATATAACCGTATAAACGAACAATTTGCAGAACCAATGTCAGGCGATGAAATGAATGCTTTGATAGAAAGGCAGGGGGCGGTTCAGGAAAAGATTGACGCGCTTAATGCCTGGGACCTTGATTCCCGGCTTGAAATGGCAATGGATGCGCTACGTTGCCCTGAGGGAAATACACCGGTAAAGATATTATCAGGTGGAGAAAAACGGCGTGTGGCGCTTTGCAGATTGCTCTTAAAAAAACCGGACATCCTGCTTTTGGATGAACCGACGAACCACCTCGATGCTGAAACGGTTGCCTGGCTGGAGCAACACTTGCTGAAATATGAAGGAACAGTGATTGCTGTGACGCACGACCGGTATTTTCTTGATAATGTCGCCGGCTGGATATTAGAACTTGACCGCGGATATGGTATACCATGGAAGGGTAACTATTCTTCATGGCTTGATCAAAAACAGAAAAGATTGCAACAGGAAGAAAAACAAGAGACTGAACGGCAAAAGACATTGCAACGCGAGCTGGAATGGATCCGGATGAGTCCGAAGGGACGGCACGCAAAATCAAAGGCGCGAATCAATTCTTATGAATCATTGCTTGCGCAACAAACCGAGAAACAAATAAAAGAACTGGAGATTTACATCCCGCCAGGACCGAGATTGGGGAATTTAGTTATTGAGGCGGATAAGGTTTTCAAATCATACGGAGACCGTATTTTGATAGAGAATATGACGTTTTCACTGCCGCGTGGTGGAATTGTAGGCATCATTGGCCCTAACGGTGCCGGGAAAACTACATTGTTCCGGATGATTACCGGACAAGAGAAGCCGGATAACGGAACAATCAGGATAGGGGAGTCGGTAAAACTAGCATATGCAGACCAGAGCCGTGAAACCCTCGATCCGAATAAAACGATATGGGAGACAATATCCGGCGGTAACGACATAATTCAAATCGGCAGCAGAGAGGTCAACTCACGCGCATATGTGGCGCGATTTAACTTTTCAGGTGCGGATCAGCAAAAACCGGTGAACGCTATTTCCGGAGGGGAAAGAAACAGGGTGCATCTTGCCTGTATGTTAAAAGAAGGCGCAAACGTCCTCCTGCTCGATGAACCAACAAATGATCTTGATGTAAATACCATGCGTGCCCTCGAGGATGCGTTGGAAAACTTTTCCGGCTGCGCTGTGGTGATAAGCCATGACCGCTGGTTCCTTGACAGGATTGCCACCCACATTCTTGCTTTTGAGGGGGATAGCAAGGTTATCTGGTTTGAGGGAAACTATACTGAATACGAGGAAGAGAGAAAAAGACGCATTGGCTCCGCCTCCGACCAGCCTCATCGCATCAAATACAGACACTTAACACGGGCATAA
- the otsB gene encoding trehalose-phosphatase, with protein MVHKKSAYTISREDFDAVIFDLDGVVTDTASVHADAWKKMFDEFLSQYAACNNKPFQPFDIDADYRLYVDGKPRFDGVRSFLRSRGVNLPEGQPDDLPGTESIHGLGKLKNEYFLKHIGDHGAEVYDSTIDFIHSLKKQGCKTAIISSSRNCAMILDSTNLSSLFDVRVDGLDSEVLGIKGKPAPDIFLEAARQLKAKPERAVVIEDAISGVQAGKAGKFRLVVGVARTGDKESLLENGADVVVEDLSEIGVRNDIEVIHGLPSALDSIDDIANQARGKRIAVFLDYDGTLTPIVETPDKAIMAEDMREAVIKLSNNCTVGIISGRDLKDVQEKVEIDSFVYAGSHGFDIAGPEGLNIKSQAGAEFLPVLDKAEKELSEKLRSIEGVFVERKKFAIAIHYRLVTPEKAELVDEIVDKVASVYPELRKAYGKKIFELQPDIDWHKGKALLTLLKALKLDGDDVLPFYIGDDVTDEDAFWTLKGSGIGIVVWDEPYETAASYSLKNPEEVRKFLLKLIPLGGGHE; from the coding sequence ATGGTTCACAAAAAATCGGCATACACAATATCAAGGGAAGACTTTGATGCGGTAATCTTTGATCTTGACGGAGTGGTCACCGATACGGCAAGCGTGCATGCAGATGCATGGAAAAAGATGTTTGATGAATTTCTCTCCCAATATGCTGCCTGTAATAATAAGCCATTTCAACCTTTTGATATTGACGCAGATTACCGCCTTTATGTTGATGGCAAACCACGTTTTGATGGCGTGAGGAGTTTCCTCCGTTCAAGGGGTGTTAATCTGCCCGAAGGACAACCAGATGATTTGCCCGGCACAGAATCTATCCACGGCCTGGGCAAATTAAAGAATGAATATTTCCTGAAACACATCGGAGACCATGGCGCTGAAGTATATGATTCGACAATAGATTTTATACATAGTTTGAAAAAACAAGGCTGCAAAACAGCCATAATATCCTCGAGTAGAAACTGCGCCATGATCCTTGATTCAACAAATCTTTCATCCCTGTTTGACGTCAGGGTGGATGGACTGGATTCTGAAGTTCTTGGCATTAAAGGTAAGCCTGCTCCGGACATTTTCCTTGAGGCAGCAAGACAGTTAAAGGCGAAACCTGAACGTGCGGTTGTGATTGAAGATGCTATTTCAGGTGTTCAAGCAGGAAAAGCCGGCAAATTCAGGCTTGTGGTTGGTGTGGCACGGACAGGCGATAAAGAATCGCTGCTTGAAAACGGAGCTGATGTAGTAGTTGAAGACCTCTCTGAAATCGGCGTCAGGAACGATATTGAAGTAATTCATGGCCTGCCTTCCGCACTGGACAGCATTGATGATATTGCCAATCAGGCAAGGGGCAAACGCATTGCCGTTTTTCTTGACTACGACGGAACTCTAACCCCTATAGTTGAAACACCCGACAAAGCTATTATGGCAGAAGACATGCGGGAGGCTGTGATAAAACTTTCCAATAATTGTACGGTAGGAATAATAAGCGGTCGCGATCTAAAAGATGTGCAGGAGAAGGTGGAAATAGACTCATTTGTCTATGCCGGAAGCCATGGCTTTGATATTGCGGGGCCAGAGGGATTAAACATAAAGAGTCAGGCAGGGGCAGAATTTCTGCCTGTTCTCGATAAAGCAGAGAAGGAACTTTCCGAAAAGCTCCGCTCAATAGAAGGTGTGTTTGTGGAACGGAAAAAATTCGCTATTGCCATTCATTATCGCCTTGTAACTCCGGAGAAAGCCGAACTTGTAGATGAGATTGTGGATAAAGTGGCTTCCGTCTATCCTGAACTTAGAAAGGCATACGGAAAAAAGATATTCGAACTACAGCCGGATATTGACTGGCACAAGGGAAAGGCCCTGCTTACCTTATTAAAAGCATTGAAGCTTGACGGAGACGACGTACTGCCTTTTTATATAGGAGATGATGTGACCGATGAAGACGCATTCTGGACACTCAAAGGCAGTGGTATCGGAATTGTTGTCTGGGACGAACCCTATGAGACGGCGGCTTCTTATAGTCTTAAGAATCCGGAAGAGGTACGCAAATTCCTTTTGAAACTTATTCCATTAGGAGGTGGCCATGAATAA
- a CDS encoding glycoside hydrolase family 65 protein has translation MNNWTLLYEDFKPSMESLREALCTLGNGYFATRGTSPESEADEIHYPGTYLAGGYNRLKTDIAGRVVENEDLVNMPNWLLTKFRPEGGDWFNLMTVDILSYRQELNMKEGILSRTVRFRDRQNRETTLIQRRFVHMANMHLAALEITIIPENWSGRIQILSAMDGTIINAGVERYKQLNSKHLAPVKSGKADNDIIYLLVETNQSHIRVAEAARTRVYIEGEQIEVERKPVEEPGYIAQEFFIEAVNNTPVTIEKIVSFYASKDFAISEPAQDAVEALRHTGNFKELFERHAMEWNHLWYKCDIQIADNDRTQMILRLHIFHMLQTVSRNSIDLDIGVPARGWHGEAYRGHIFWDELFIFPYLNLRIPVLTRALLLYRYRRLNRSRIAAQEAGFRGALYPWQSGSDGREETQQLHLNPKSGRWLPDNTHLQRHVNAAIAYNVWQYFETTEDLEFMATYGTEMILEIARFLSSLTSYNREIDRYEILGVMGPDEYHDKYPDAEKPGLNNNAYTNVMTVWVLRTAIKALNKLNPKRRYDLLEIIGLEKTEIGQWQDIIHKMKVVFHDDGIISQFEGYNELAEFDWDGYIKKYGDIQRLDRILEAEGDTTNRYKASKQADVLMLFYLFSAEELHELFKEMGYDFDPQIIPKNIEYYLKRCSNGSTLSNIVLSWVLARSDRTGSWNIFNKALESDISDIQGGTTHEGIHLGAMAGTVDILQQCYTGIAFCDEMLHLNPKIPEGLQRLMLKIKYRGNWFDINITPDALAITSSKERDIITKICFREKIYEIKPGDTLNFDIKV, from the coding sequence ATGAATAACTGGACACTTTTATATGAAGACTTTAAACCTTCCATGGAAAGCCTCAGAGAAGCCCTTTGTACACTGGGAAACGGATATTTCGCAACACGTGGTACCTCGCCGGAATCTGAGGCTGACGAGATTCATTATCCCGGTACTTATCTCGCTGGAGGCTATAACCGGTTGAAAACTGATATTGCAGGCCGTGTAGTAGAAAATGAAGACTTGGTGAATATGCCAAACTGGTTACTCACGAAATTCCGGCCTGAAGGCGGCGACTGGTTTAATCTGATGACCGTCGACATTCTTTCCTATCGGCAGGAACTCAACATGAAAGAGGGCATTCTCTCAAGAACAGTGAGATTCAGAGATAGACAAAATCGCGAAACAACATTGATTCAACGGCGTTTTGTACATATGGCAAATATGCATCTTGCAGCGCTTGAAATTACAATCATACCTGAGAATTGGTCAGGGCGTATTCAAATACTCTCCGCCATGGACGGAACTATTATCAATGCAGGAGTTGAACGTTATAAGCAGTTAAACAGCAAACATCTTGCGCCTGTAAAAAGCGGAAAAGCCGATAATGACATAATTTATCTGCTTGTAGAGACCAATCAATCTCATATCCGTGTGGCAGAGGCTGCAAGAACCCGTGTTTATATTGAGGGTGAACAGATAGAAGTTGAAAGAAAGCCTGTTGAAGAGCCCGGCTATATTGCTCAGGAATTTTTTATTGAGGCAGTAAATAATACGCCTGTGACAATTGAAAAGATTGTTTCTTTTTATGCATCTAAAGACTTTGCCATTTCCGAACCTGCTCAGGATGCTGTTGAAGCTCTCAGGCATACCGGCAATTTCAAAGAATTATTCGAGCGCCATGCTATGGAATGGAACCATCTCTGGTACAAATGCGACATTCAGATAGCGGACAATGACCGTACACAGATGATTCTCCGCCTGCACATATTTCATATGCTACAGACGGTTTCCAGAAACTCGATTGATCTGGATATAGGTGTACCTGCAAGGGGTTGGCACGGAGAGGCATACAGGGGGCATATTTTCTGGGATGAGTTGTTTATCTTTCCATATCTCAATTTGAGAATTCCAGTGCTTACCAGAGCTCTGCTGCTTTACAGATACAGGCGGTTAAACAGATCTCGCATTGCCGCTCAAGAGGCGGGATTTAGAGGCGCACTCTATCCATGGCAAAGCGGAAGCGACGGAAGGGAGGAAACACAACAGCTTCATCTTAATCCCAAATCAGGCCGCTGGCTTCCGGACAACACACACCTCCAGCGCCATGTAAATGCAGCTATAGCGTATAACGTCTGGCAGTACTTCGAAACAACAGAAGATCTGGAATTTATGGCTACATATGGCACGGAAATGATTCTTGAAATCGCCAGATTTCTGTCAAGCCTCACCTCTTATAACAGAGAAATAGACCGCTATGAAATACTCGGTGTCATGGGGCCTGACGAATATCATGATAAATATCCTGACGCTGAAAAACCTGGGCTGAATAACAATGCCTATACAAATGTGATGACCGTCTGGGTATTGCGTACTGCTATTAAAGCCCTCAACAAGCTGAACCCTAAAAGGAGGTATGACCTTCTGGAAATAATTGGCTTGGAGAAAACCGAGATCGGACAGTGGCAGGACATTATCCATAAAATGAAGGTTGTCTTTCATGATGATGGCATAATCAGCCAGTTCGAGGGATACAATGAGTTAGCTGAATTCGACTGGGATGGTTATATCAAAAAATATGGAGATATACAGCGTCTTGACCGTATTCTGGAGGCGGAAGGAGATACAACCAACCGCTATAAGGCTTCAAAGCAAGCGGACGTACTCATGCTTTTTTATCTCTTTTCTGCAGAGGAACTGCACGAACTTTTTAAAGAAATGGGATACGATTTTGATCCACAAATTATTCCAAAGAACATAGAATACTATCTTAAGCGATGCTCTAACGGTTCTACCCTCAGCAATATTGTCCTATCGTGGGTTCTTGCCAGGTCAGATCGTACGGGATCATGGAATATTTTTAATAAGGCACTGGAAAGCGATATCTCGGATATACAGGGAGGCACTACACACGAAGGCATACATCTGGGCGCAATGGCTGGGACTGTTGATATTCTCCAGCAGTGCTATACAGGTATAGCATTCTGTGATGAGATGCTCCATCTGAATCCGAAAATTCCTGAAGGTTTGCAAAGACTCATGTTAAAGATAAAGTATAGGGGGAACTGGTTTGATATCAACATAACACCGGATGCATTGGCCATTACCTCAAGCAAAGAAAGAGACATAATAACGAAAATTTGTTTCCGCGAAAAGATATATGAAATTAAACCTGGCGACACTTTAAATTTTGATATAAAGGTATAA
- a CDS encoding aspartate kinase: MGLIVQKFGGTSVADAERIKAAARRVTETYDAGNKVIVVVSARGQTTDELIELANEIIDKPSTREMDMLLSTGEQVSIALMAMAIHALGYPAISFTGGQVGIVTDSFHTKARIRNINADRIRKELDNGSIVIVAGFQGIDVNENITTLGRGGSDTTAVALASILHADRCDIFTDVDGIYTADPRKVPNARKLNKISYDEILELASLGAQVMHSRSIEFAKKYNVPLYVRSSFNNSEGTLICKEIDDMENIVVSGATVSKNDAKITIRSIPDVPGQAAKIFHEIAKKNINVDMIIQNASVEGRADVTFTVPRSDLKNALETAEKIKKDLWAMEVLYDDKIAKLSVVGIGMRSHCGVAEKMFSILAEEKINIQMISTSEIKISCIIDEAHAERALNAVHKIFGLNLVKNEVAAKV; the protein is encoded by the coding sequence ATGGGACTAATTGTTCAAAAATTTGGCGGTACTTCTGTTGCTGATGCTGAACGCATAAAGGCTGCTGCCAGGCGAGTTACAGAAACATATGATGCCGGGAATAAAGTGATTGTTGTTGTTTCTGCGAGGGGACAAACAACTGATGAACTTATTGAACTTGCAAATGAAATTATTGATAAACCTTCTACACGCGAAATGGATATGTTATTATCAACGGGCGAACAGGTTTCTATTGCCCTCATGGCAATGGCGATTCATGCGCTTGGGTATCCTGCAATATCATTTACCGGTGGTCAGGTGGGTATCGTTACGGATAGTTTTCACACGAAGGCGCGCATCCGCAACATCAATGCAGACCGAATCCGCAAGGAATTAGATAATGGCTCCATTGTTATTGTAGCGGGTTTTCAGGGCATTGACGTAAATGAAAACATAACCACCCTGGGAAGAGGCGGTTCTGATACTACGGCAGTCGCCCTCGCATCTATTCTGCATGCGGACAGATGTGATATTTTTACGGACGTGGATGGAATTTATACCGCCGACCCAAGAAAGGTGCCAAATGCCAGAAAACTCAATAAAATCTCGTATGATGAGATTTTAGAGCTTGCGAGCCTGGGCGCCCAGGTAATGCACTCGCGCTCGATAGAATTTGCAAAAAAATACAATGTGCCTTTATACGTTCGCTCAAGTTTCAACAACTCTGAAGGAACATTGATATGTAAGGAGATTGATGATATGGAAAACATTGTTGTAAGCGGTGCAACCGTCAGCAAAAACGATGCAAAAATTACTATCAGGTCTATTCCTGATGTTCCCGGCCAGGCGGCAAAAATATTTCACGAGATCGCGAAAAAAAATATTAATGTGGACATGATCATTCAAAACGCAAGTGTCGAAGGACGCGCTGACGTAACGTTTACTGTACCGCGAAGTGATTTGAAAAACGCGCTGGAAACTGCAGAAAAGATAAAAAAGGACCTCTGGGCAATGGAGGTTTTATACGATGACAAAATCGCTAAACTATCCGTAGTAGGGATAGGCATGCGGAGCCATTGTGGTGTAGCGGAAAAGATGTTCAGTATCCTTGCTGAAGAAAAAATTAACATACAGATGATTAGTACCTCTGAAATAAAAATATCCTGCATAATCGATGAAGCTCACGCCGAACGGGCATTAAATGCAGTGCATAAAATATTTGGATTAAACCTCGTCAAAAACGAAGTGGCCGCTAAGGTCTAA